The genomic segment GTTTCGACTACCTAGTGCAGTTAATGAATGAAGCGCCAGAGAAGGGGATTAATGATGAGGCTTTGACCAACGATGCCTTTAAGTTCATGGCTAACTTCGAGAAGGCCCTTAACGATGACTTCAATACCCCAGTAGCCATATCCGAATTAATTAACCTGAGTAACTACATTAACTCAAGGATAGTTTACCAGCCTGAGAGGGTTTCCAAGTACTCCCTTTCCCAACTGCTAAACGTCTTATCATACATGAGTCAAGTCCTAGGTATACTTAACAGGACTAGGGTTAACCCAATTCTCGTCGACCTAGTAAACACTTTAATTAAGGTTAGGCAGGGTTTAAGGGAGAGGAAGCTCTATGATGCGGCTGATTTAATTAGGGAGGAGTTGGGTAAGTTGGGTATTGTTTTAGGTGACTACGGTGGTAGGACGTACTGGTTTATTGATAGGAAGAAGCTTAACTTACCTTAACCCTGAGTCTTCTCGAAGACCAGTAAGTCATCTGAAAACTTCACTACACCCCTTCTCTGCAGTTCCCAAAGAACGTCAACAACCTGTGGCCTTAACCTGGCTTCATCATCTTCACTAAGCCTACTTCCCTTACTTAAGCTAGATATTACATTGTTGACGAAGTCAATAGTCCTAACCTTATCCCCAGGCTTAAGCTTGCTTAATTCATCATTAATAATCCTATTAAGGGCTTCTGGTTCACCATTAGACACTAGCTTACTGCGTTACCTCGGTTTAATAATCTAACTCAAGTGCATATTTTTAAGCGCGGGTTGGCTTCAATGACCATGCATTACTACGCTGAGGTTCACCCTAGGGTTAGTGGGAACTTAGCCTTCATGAGGAAGTTGGAGGCGTATGATGGATTCAATATACCTGACTCACCGCTTGGTGAACCAGCTCCATTACCATTAGTGGCTGCTTGTTTCATTAGGAGGATTCACGATGACAAGAGAATTATGGTTAATCAGAGGCTCCTAGATATTAATGAGCTTCACTTAGTCTCAATAGCACAGGGAGCCTTAATGCTTAATGCTGACATGGTCTTGACCAGGGGAGATAAGCCAATGATCGGTAAGGAGGTAGGCTACTTGGCATCAGAGGAGGCCCTCATGATACTTAAGGAGAGGGTTAAGGGTATTAAGGTTGGGTTAATGCTGAGCATGAGGTATGGTAGGGGATTCATTGAGGAGAGGATGAGGAGTAGGGCGGACTTCTACCTGGTCCTAAGGTTAAGTAATCCACTTGAGTTAAGGGGATTAGACACCAGTAAGCTAATACCGTATGTACTTGTTGAAACAAGTAAAAACGCTAAGGTGATTAAGAGGATTAATCAACCTCACTTCAAGTTAAGTGAATTAGAGGGGTTGTTTAGTGGCCTTAGGGAAATTGGGGTTGAGGGTGTGTTATTATCGGTACCAGGGGATCATGAGGCTTTAATAAGCCTAATAAGGCACTTCGCTTAGCATCACCTAATAGGCATATTCCTATTTCTCCAGGTTGCTACGTTTTCAAGAACAATCATTGTCTCTGACTTAACTACATCAGGGTGCGTAGGTAGGTATTTTATTAGGAAGTTTGAGAGTTGCCTAAGGTCCTTAGCCCAAACCTTAAGCACGAGGTCATACTGCCCAGTAACTACCTGAGCCTCCTCAACCCATGGTAGGTCCTTCTCATTATCTGAATCGTAAATTATCCTCTCCGCTAAGGCAACTTGACTAGGCTTAGCAGCCCCTGGGACTCTCCTAACCGTTAAAAGCACGTACGCCTGTATATTGTAACCCATTTGAACTGGGTCTATGATAGTCTTGTAACCTAATATGATTTTGCTTGATTCTAATCGAGCCAGCCTACTCATTATTGTTGTCCTAGGCTTATTAAGCAACTCAGCTAGTCTGGATATCGTTATTCTTCCATTTCTCTGTAGGGACTCCAGGATCTTAATGTCTAATTCATCCATCATTAGTTAGCTTAAGACTAGAGATTAATTAACATTATGTTTCACAGAGATGAGCCTAAACATCACCCACCCTCAACCTTAGTCGAACCACGTATGAATTGAACGGGATTCTTGACGCCGCAGCCTAGGTTAGTTGGGCATAGGCCCAGGCTATTCAACTCCTGGCATGAGGGGGGAATGTAGAACTTCTTACCACCCCTGAGTCCAGCTAAGTGTTCAACCTGGTACCTAGCAATCTTATCATTGTAATCGGCAGCATGCTTGAAAGGCTCCAAAACCTCCTCAACACACTCCTCCTTTTCCTTACCCTCAGCTACGCATCTATGAAGCATGTAGGTGGCTAGGGCGAACCTAGCCATGTGGCTTGGGTTACCACCAGCCTTAAGCTCACTTAGAATTGCCGTAATGCAGGGTGGATCACCCTTAGGTAGTATTCTCCTACTGGCATACTTAATCTGCGGTGAAGACCCCTCAATAGCCTTCAACCTATCGCTAACCTCACTTATAAGTGGGTTAAATAAATCTAGGTTCCTACTCAATTTATTCACCATGGCTATGATCTTATTCTCCACAGTCTCCTCAATGACCCTGTATACGTCATGTTGAGTTAATAGTACGTAGCCACGTATAATTGGCCTAGTTCCAAGAACCCAATTAGGGTCATTCCTTGGACTATTCCTCAAGTAATCCCAAACGGAAACAGCGTACTTAAATGGCCTAGGCATGAGGACCTGAGCGCTAATTATCTTAGCTAATTCACCGGTTCCAATAATCCTTAAGTCAATCTGCCTTGAAACATCCTTAATGCACTCTAAATTTAATTCACTC from the Caldivirga sp. genome contains:
- a CDS encoding Lrp/AsnC family transcriptional regulator; translation: MMDELDIKILESLQRNGRITISRLAELLNKPRTTIMSRLARLESSKIILGYKTIIDPVQMGYNIQAYVLLTVRRVPGAAKPSQVALAERIIYDSDNEKDLPWVEEAQVVTGQYDLVLKVWAKDLRQLSNFLIKYLPTHPDVVKSETMIVLENVATWRNRNMPIR
- a CDS encoding DNA primase; its protein translation is MRVEECSIGKLLDSYPFTRSGRRVIEETGIKVSELTSGEFRPIIDDALSMLETLLREGERAKLNFRTSEVAMARYIAYVFTASMDKRIWRRVADSESKIFSSMVKLSELNLECIKDVSRQIDLRIIGTGELAKIISAQVLMPRPFKYAVSVWDYLRNSPRNDPNWVLGTRPIIRGYVLLTQHDVYRVIEETVENKIIAMVNKLSRNLDLFNPLISEVSDRLKAIEGSSPQIKYASRRILPKGDPPCITAILSELKAGGNPSHMARFALATYMLHRCVAEGKEKEECVEEVLEPFKHAADYNDKIARYQVEHLAGLRGGKKFYIPPSCQELNSLGLCPTNLGCGVKNPVQFIRGSTKVEGG